The genomic segment TGTAGTACTGTATATTGGTTGTATTAGTTCCTGTGTGGTGTACTAAAAGGTATTAGTATGTATGTAGTACcgtatattgtgtgtattagTACCTGTAGCAGAGAGATGACGATGAAGACGATGGCCACGGTGTacaggttgccaggcaaccagtcCTCCAACGCAGCGATGCAGCCTTTAGTGAAGATGTGATTGCTCCAAtctctctgcagacacacaacatttacacatttatacaacattttcacatttatacAACATTTACATGTGGATTACTACAGGAGATTACTACTCTACTGCTCCATATTAGACTTCATCCTCTCGGTCACTGCCCAGTGGGAGGAGAGTCCAGGTGTTAGTCTCATGCGCAGATGTAAACGGTTACACCATAACGCATCCGACCCGATGAGGGCcgagtcagaccggctctggtCGAGTCCAGGTGTTAGTCTCATGCGCAGATGTAAACGGTTATGTCATAAGTGTCATAATGAAATGAgggaaatccatgaaataatgaacttttctcatttcaaaCCATAACAGAAGATGTGACTCCTTTCAGAAACTCTTTAGCTATCTAGCGATGGTTGTTAGATTGCTAACGTTAACTCGCTAACTTGCAGCCATTAGCGGACCGACTTGGTTAAGGTCCATTCTTACTGTGTTGACCCtccagaagtctctcgttagcaccTTAATGCTAACGACTtgtcaaagtgacgcatgcagtGACAGTCTCACCTGACCCTGTTCAAACAGGAAGTTACAGTCACAGAACAGGAAGAGATCTCACCTTGGGTCTGTTTCTGACGTCGTAGCCACACTGAGTGTTCACCACAGAatcctgaaaaacacacacacacacacacacacttaacttCAACAACATTGCAATGGAACCACGGTGACtgatacactgtatatatgggttatatacagtatgaatacatgttatatatacacatatatatatatagatagagagagcgagacTGACCGCGGGGTCTGTGATGCAGCAGGAGAAAGGAACTCCACACTTCTCTCTGCTGCGATGGGTCCCGTTACAGCTGAAATAAATGTTCTGGTCCCAGTCGTCTGGTTCCTGGGCACCACAGCAATggttctgacacacacacacacacacacacacacacacacacacacacacacacacacacacacacacacacacacacacacacacacacacacacacacacacacacacacacacacacacacacacacacacacacacacacacacacacacacacacacacacacacacacacacacacacacacacacacacacacacacacacacttttatggCGAgtttaacgttctttttggcctaacAAACTTTGCAGtgtacaagcggctgaaatgggtttcctcaggggGGGGCTGGGTCTCCCTTaaagaggagctcggagtagagccgctgctccttcgcgtcgaaaggagcaaGTTGAGTTGGTTCGGCATCTGGTGatgatgcctcctgggcgcctccctagggaggtggtccaggcacgtccagctgggaggaggcctcggggaacacccaggactaggtggagagattagatctccaacctggcctgggaacaccctgggagctggttgatgtggctcgggaaaaggaagtttggggtcccctgctggagctgctgcccccgagacccgataccggataagtggatgaagatggatggaaactttgtagttttttcacatgctgttgcaataactagtaacgttagaaaaaactacaactcccactGGATCTAGCAAGACCGGAAACTAAACAGGCACGCGGCACACGTAATCTCTAGGACTCTACAACACTAGTACACTGTTCacaatgtagaaatatcacttctaccaaacaatatgatttatgaggttagtgagcATATTATTCTGAACTGTATATTTACACTATAGGATTACTAAGAGTTCCTGGAACACAGATGAATATAAAGGTTGACCTTTAGTTACCATTCTCTGCAGAGAGTCGATGAGGTTCTGCAGGTCGATGTCGTCTCGGTAGCCTCTGACGTTAGCCAGGAAGAAGTCGTTGATCCATTCTCTGACCTGACTCTGAAACACCACGGCCAGAACCGCTACCGCCAGCTCCAGGATGAAGATGAAGCCGATCACGCCCGAAAACTggacaagacacacacacaagaaaacagAAGACAATACAGAGCAAGATagacatttttagaaaacagaaactgaatAACACTACCAAAAGCcatcttggttcatctttccactgttccaacaatcaccactctggtctggttggaataaactcttaaNNNNNNNNNNNNNNNNNNNNNNNNNNNNNNNNNNNNNNNNNNNNNNNNNNNNNNNNNNNNNNNNNNNNNNNNNNNNNNNNNNNNNNNNNNNNNNNNNNNNtggtggagatatgctgctctatacaggctaaaagtagtgattatttacatggagtctggtggagatatgctgctctattaatgctaaaagtagtgattatttacatggagtttggtggagatacgctgctctatacatgctaaaagtagtgattatttacatggagtctggtggaaatATGCTGCTGTATtaatgctaaaagtagtgattatttacatggagtctggtggagatatgcacACGACGCAGAGACATGGAGACACAGAGATATGGAGTCACAGAGACATGGAGGCACAGAGACATGGAGGCACAGAGACATGGACTCCACACAGCCGGCAAAGCCCAGGATGAAGGTGAgacatggagacagagagaaacagagacatggAAACATGGAGACATGAAGACACTTTAACGTACAAACTTGAGCAGACAGATGTTTTCTCTGAGCGCGCCCACGCAGCCGGCGAAGCCCAGGATGAAGGTGACTCCTCCCACCACAAGAACCAACCAGACCGGGTCAAAGCCGTGCAGCCGGGTCACCTGGGTCAGGTCCAACAGGACGCCCTGGAAACCACAACACAATAACCCTCTAATGTCTCCTTCTGTCCACAAGTCAGAGACATTCAgcttcctgtcccagaggacagaagaCATCAAATCTTCTCTTATTAGTTGATTTGTATTTCTTCTAAAATCAGACAGCAGCTGCATGAAACATGTAAGCTTTAATAGTTGATAACATCATATCTTTTCTTATTAGTTATTAATTAGTACTTCTTCTAaggtcagacagacagcagtTAAATGAATTGGtttattcactttgtttttttaccttttcactCCACGCCCAGAAACCAACGGAAATGAAGGCCACTCCTGCCAgctaagacaaaaacacacacaaacacacacacacacacacacacacacacacacacacacacacacacacacagagagattaAGAAAGACTTGACATTTCCTGTTCCATCAAACACACAGGATGCCAGTGACATGACTTCCTGTCAGCCAACTGAGACACAGAGTGAGTCAGGAGCTCCGTCTCCGTCCACGTGTCCCTCTAATGATCTGGAGTTGGTAAAACCTCCTgagaataaatctggtgaaagtgtgtttccatccaataagaacctgtggtgatgacatcacacgctGTTTTAGGGTCAGACGGGGACATCTGATTGGTtggcgattccgatttaataaaatctaATCAGACCCCCATAATCAGCTGGTACCCATGATGACAGAGTAGATCTCAGGATGTTCTACATGAGATCTggtgctgattttaattaacaacagactggagatgatctgggatcagatttagtctctctgacttctaaatgtCTATCAGCCACAACGTGTGTTCtggacagaataagtctttaaatcagacaaatagagttaaaatccctccgattcaaaaactataaaaagtttatataaaacgtcatcatgttgtaaaccaatcaggtgttagatcagctgagaagccggcgtttcccagcatgctctgggtccgcctgacTCTTGTAGTCTGTGAAAAGCAtctgcgcccccccccccccctggtgTCAGACCTGtggccccctggtctcagacctgcccccccccctggTCTTAGACCATCGCccccccctggtctcagacctgcggccccctggtctcagacctgcgccctCTTGCTCttgtgagatttccgttgcccacgtgtgcatgacgtcaaagcgagtcgggatcaagtcggacacaaatctacccagcatgcaatgggcgccgatcgccggtgatcgattctgcgcagatctggctcaaCAGACGTCTagcatcacatgatcactatgggacaacatcacatgatcactatgggacaacatcacatgatcactatgggacaacatcacatgatcactatgggacaacatcacatgatcactatgggacaacatcacattttcactatgggacaacatcacatgatcactatgggacaacttCACATGAGAGTAAATACTGGGGGACAttaactacaacttcttcttcttctgcgttttgtggcgggttgcaaccataaaatgacctaaaacttaataaCTCATCATTTATTCAGCAGATCAGGTTtcatcagcgtttatcacataAGAAGAAAATCATCAAGATCAAATCTGATGAGACCAACGGATTTACTTTGAGTCAAAATTCATCAaatttactgtttccataaagCATTTTTCATCAATATTATAACTAACcttaatataatatttatatataaataatggaACTTACCCAGAAGATGATGTTGTAGCTGAACATGAGGTATTTATAGCAGCAGCTGACCTCCGCGTTGTCATAGCGATAGTAGTACATCCCTGGAGATACACATTACactattagtattattagtattattattattcagtcTGTCTGCTCTTCATTCACATGAACATGTAATAAACTGGTTATAACACACTGAGTGGTTAGATGTGGCATTTAGCTAGCTCagctttaataataaataaatccttaacACCAACATTAAACCCCACTTATGCAATAACTGGATCAATAATTAAACAATGATTGCTCCGCTTCAGCTATTAGTTCTGACATTccacttagcttagcttagcttagtttagcttagcgGAAGCTAACGTGTCACGACCCGGATGGAAGTTACTTTGGTTGAGTTTATTTGGCCGTTTTTAGGTCGTTATTACCGGCCGTAGGTCGGAGTAATGAGCGATAGGCTGCCGGAGCCTCTGGTCCCCTGCTACGGTACCGGGTACCGGGTAGTGGGTACCGGGTACCGGGCGGTAAAGCCCCGTTAACGGCTCCTTCCTCAGAGCTAGCTGGAAGCAGCTaggctaatgctaatgctaatgctaaccgCAGGCAGCAGTGAGAGTGTTGAACAGACCGGAAGCGGTAGCGCTACGGCTCCGTCTTACCTTTCAGATAACAGGTTATTGTTGTCTTTCCTCTTTTGGCTGAAAGATTAGAACtgctgaaaataataataataataataataacaatactgaTAATAACGAGACTTCTGCTTCTGTTTCCgccagaaacaacaacacatcatcttcttcttcttgttctttctctccttcttctctgcTTTAAATGGGTCACCTGCGCCGCTAACTGGACAGCAGCGGAACTGCATGCggatttattgttattattattaatattattacgtaatttatttgaatattcttgtattttatgttattttgttttcaattaattaaataaaaaagtcgtaatttaattaatttacattGTGACTTTCTGTGCaacagtattattaatattaataacaactATGATCACGTTTTACAAAGTCATGAACTTTGAATGAAGCGGAAAAGGATAAAAGGACTTCGGTTTAAGCTTCTTTAATGAATGCTGTTGCCATGACGAAAGCATCTTGACGAGCTCGTTAAGCTTTAATTAAGTTTGTGTGAGACGCGGAGGTCAGAGtcaccctacacacacacacactattacacacacacatacacacacatacacatacaatcACACATTCActatcacagacacacacacattcactatcacacactcacaaagaaacacacactatcacacacatacacagttatATACAgacatgtgagtgtgtttgtctgtgtgtgtgtgtaattgtgacACCTTCCCTCATGAATCCCATTactgtctccatggcaacagggtCAGTGATTTGACACGCTGGATCAGACATGAAAACATGTCTGAGAAGCTGCACCAGGAAGGAGTATAGTAGAAGTACAAGTACCACACATACTACACAGTACCAGTACTAGTACTACACAGTAGAAGGAATCAAACCCAACTGTTCACCAAACAGGATCTATTAACTGGAAAGGGGACGTGCGCCCTGTAGTCCTCCAGGAGAGACCAGTCCAGGAACTGGCTGAATCCCAGTCCACCGGGTAGCGTTAAGCCAGACCTCCACGTCGCATGTCCAGGAGGTGGCATGCCGTATGGGCCGGGGGGGCGTCCATGATCCCTGGAGGGGTGGTTCTGCGGACAGAGACAGGACTGGTGGAGACCGGCTTGATCCGGAAGACGGAGAAGACCTGGTGGACCTCGAGATGGGGGGAAGCAGAGTCTGACGTCGGGGAGGTTCAGGACCTTCTCCACCGCGTAAGGACCCACCAACCGAGAAGGGAGTTTCTTGGAGGAGGTCTCCAGTCTGAGGTCCTGGGAGGAAAGCCACACCCTCCGgcatcagctgtttctctcagcACGTCTCCATGGTTACTTACAGTAATTTAAGCGATCAGCTGTTTTTCTCAAATATATTaacgatatatatatattgaagtTTCTTACTTGTTGCTGGCTCTGAACACTatggtaagcgtacctgactcatttccgtttccggtgcttgtgtgttggtagcgtgttggtagtATGTTGGTAGTATGTTGGTAGCATGTTGGTAGTATGTTGGTagtgtgttggtagcgtgttggtagtatgttggtagtgtgttggtagcgtgttggtagtatgttggtagtgtgttggtagtgtgttggtagcgtgttggtagtatgttggtagcgtgttggtagtATGTTGGTAGcatgttggtagcgtgttggtagcgtgttggtagcgtgttggtagcgtgttggtagtCTGTTGGTAGTGTGTTGGTAGTATGTTGGTAGTATGTTGGTAGTGTGTTGGTagtgtgttggtagcgtgttggtagtatgttggtagtgtgttggtagtgtgttggtagtatgttggtagcgtgttggtagtatgttggtagtgtgttggtagtatgttggtagcgtgttggtagtgtgttggtagcgtgttggtagtctgttggtagtgtgttggtaatatgttggtagcgtgttggtagtatgttggtagtgtgttggtagcgtgtcggtagcgtgttggtagtctgttggtagcgtgttggtagtgtgtggtagcgtgttggtagtgtgttggtagtctgttggtagcgtgttggtagcgtgttggtagtGTGTAggtagcgtgttggtagcgtgttggtagcgtgttggtagtatgttggtagcgtgttggtgCTCACTAAATACTAGTTTAATTTGTTAGATTTGTTATTACAGCGGCTAACTTTCAGctaaacacttattcttatAATAGTTCAGACCTCATCTATAGAAACAGACCTCTTCTATAGAAAACTCATCTTCTATAGAAACAGACCTCCTCTATAGAAACAGATCTCTTCTATAGAAACAGACCTACTCTATTGAAACAGACCTACTCTATAGAAACCTCCTCTTCCATAGAAACAGATCTCTATAGAAACCTCCTATTCTATAGAAACAGACCTCCTCTATAGAAACAGACCTCTTCTATAGAAACCTCCTCTTCTATGGAAACCTCCTCTTCTATAGAAACAGACCTCTTCTAGAGAAACAGACCTCTTCTGTAGAAACAGGCCTCCACTATAGAAACAGACATCTTCTGTAGAAACAAACCTCTTCTGTAGAAACAGACCTCCACTATAGAAACAGACCTCCTCTGTAGAAACAGACCTACTCTATAGAAACAGACCTCTTGTGTAGAAACAGACCTCCACTATAGAAACAGACCTCTTCTGTAGAAACAGACCTCCACTATAGAAACAGACCTCTTCTATAGAAACCTCCTCTTCTATAGAAACAGACCTCCTCTGTAGAAACAGACCTCTATAGAAACAGACCTCTTCTGTAGAAACAGACCTCCTCTGTAGAAACAGACCTCTTCTGTAGAAACAGACCTCCACTATAGAAACAGACCTCTTCTGTAGAAACAGACCTCCACTATAGAAACAGATCTCTTCTATAGAAACCTCATCTTCTATAGAAACAGACCTCCTCTGTAGAAACAGACCTCCTCTGTAGAAACAGACCTCCTCTGTAGAAACAGACCTCTTCTGTAGAAACAGACCTCTTCTGTAGAAACAGACCTCCTCTGTAGAAACAGACCTCTTCTGTAGAAACAGACCTCCACTATAGAAAAAGACCTCCTCTATAGAAACCTCCTTCTACAACCCGTGTGTCGCCCTATCCATGAAATCAaatagaatgcagctttaacttACTTACAcacagtctatgatctctacatctatatattcCCACCCCCTGAATGCATCTTTGAGTTACTTACAcacagtctatgatctctacatctatatatttCCACCCCttgaatgcagctttaagttaCTTACAcacagtctatgatctctacatctatatattcCCTCCCCTTGAATGCATAATTTAAGTTGCTGCCCTCTGGTCCTTCGTCccctctgctgtctctctgcttaactctggAAAGAATAGGTAATGTCTGCACATGAGGGACACTGggacttaaacttttaatgttgtagtatttatttccccatttggtctgtatttttaattgatgttgtcgtctttgttgtgtactgtatatcaatttctttgctactgcagcaaaacgAATCGCCCctctgggacaaataaaggtcttgaacttgaactaTACTGTCTGTGGTCTCTACATCTATatctacagtctatggtctctacatctatatctacagtctatggtttctatatctacagtctatggtctctacatctatatctacagtctatggtttcTAGATCTGTATGGATAGTCTATGATCTCTACACCTATatctacagtctatggtcttTACAtctatatttacagtctatggtctctacatctatatctacagtctatggtctctacatctacatctacagtCTGTGGTCTCTACATCTATATCCAAGTCAATGGTCAGGAGCAACAGGGTCTGATGGTCCATTTATTTCACTGTCTATTGTCCTGACATTCAAaaccaaatgtttccaacactCTGTCTTTGAGTCTCCTGTTGCCGTGGAAACCGTGGAGGGTCTGGCAGACAGCTGAGTTCCTGAGAGGAGgaacggggggggggacaacaacaacaacaacatctcgTCAGGGCTGCAAAAAGAGattgtttactttatttcagTAATAAAGGCATCgatgtaataataaaacaacaatattgaACTTTATATTGTTACAAGTTCGTCAAAAACGACTTTAAAGATCTGAGTCTtagagaaggaaaggaagaaagaaggaaaggagaaaagaaggaatggaggaagaaaggaaaagaaggaatGGAGGAAAGTaggaggaaagaaggaaaggagaaaagaaggagTGAAGcaaaggaggaaaggaagaatggaggaaagaaggaaaagaggaaagaaagaagaggaaagaaggaaggagaatgggaagaaaggaaagaggaaaggaggaatggagaaaagaaggaaggaggaaatcAGAAGGTTCCTGGAAGCTTTGATGTAAGAGTATTTGTGACCATAGAGATTAGATCTTATAATCAGCAGATCTCAGTTGGTGAACTCGGCAGCCGTGGGTCAGTCGGTGAACTCGGCAGCCGTGGGTCAGTCGGTGAACTCGGCAGCCATGGGTCAGTCGGTGAACTCGGCAGCCGTGGGTCAGTTGGGTAACTCGGCAGCCGTGGGTCAGTCGGGTAACTCGGCAGCCGTGGGTCAGTTGGGTAACTCGGCAGCCGTGGGTCAGTTGGGTAACTCGGCAGCCGTGGGTCAGTTGGCAGCCGTGGGTCAGTCGGTGAAATTGTTGGTCAGTCGGTGAACTCGGCAGCGGTCCGGCGGCGGCGTGCGGCACGCAGGGTGAGCTCGCCGTAGATCTGGATGAAGCTGTGGTAGATGAAGGTGATCGGCATCGCCAGCAGAACAATGCCACTCACCACGCAGACGCCGCCCAGCACGCGGCCCGCCACCGTCACCGGGAACATGTCCCCATATCCCAccgttgtcatggagatgatGACCCACCAGCAGGCGGCGGGGATGCTGGCGTAGTCTTGGTTCCCGGCTTTGGGGTCTAGGCCGTGCTCCAGCAGCTGGGCCAGCGCGCTGAAGATTGCCATGGCGACGCCAATAAAGACAAGCAATGTCACCATTTGGCGGTGGCAGCGCCGCAGCGTCAGGCCGAGCGTCTGCAGACCCACGAAGTGACGCGCCAGCTTGATGAGCCAGAAGATCCGCATGATGCGCAGGACGCGCAGCGTGACGCCGGCCCGCTGCAGTGTGGAGTTCTCCCCCGTCAGCATCGTCACGGCAACAGAGACGTAGTACGGCGTGATGGCCAGCAGGTCGATGACGTTCAGAGGACGACGGACAAACTCACATTTATCCCGAGACACCAGGAAACGCACAATGCACTCCACCGTGAACCAACTAATACACACTGCCTCAATGATCCTGCAGAagagacagccaatcagagggagggaaaaagacacagccaatcagacagagggagagagagacagccaatcagtgagagggagaaagagacagccgattagagagagggaaagagagacagccaatcagagggaggaagagagagagagacaattagagagaggaagagggagacagCTCatcagagggagggagggggagagagcgagagagagagagagagacaatcaGAGACCGAATGATCTGAAAGATAATCGGCTTAGATTGAGATGAACTTATCAGTCAGATAATAATGTTATTAGGGTTGGTGTTATTAGGGCTGGTATTATTAGGGTTGGAGTTATTAGGGCTGGTATTATTAGGGTTGGAGTTATTAGGGCTGATATTATTAGGGTTGGAGTTATTAGGGTTGGTATTATTAGGGCTGGTATTATTAGGGTTGGAGTTATTAGGGCTGGTATTATTAGGGTTGGAGTTATTAGGGCTGGTATTATTAGGGTTGGAGTTATTAGGGTTGGTATTATTAGGGCTGGTATTATTAGGTTTGGAGTTATTAGGGCTGGTGTTATTAGGGCTGGTATTATTAGGGTTGGAGTTATTAGGGCTGGTATTATTAGGGTTGGTATTATTAGGGCTGGTATTATTAGGGCTGG from the Etheostoma cragini isolate CJK2018 unplaced genomic scaffold, CSU_Ecrag_1.0 ScbMSFa_2725, whole genome shotgun sequence genome contains:
- the tspan14 gene encoding tetraspanin-14, encoding MYYYRYDNAEVSCCYKYLMFSYNIIFWLAGVAFISVGFWAWSEKGVLLDLTQVTRLHGFDPVWLVLVVGGVTFILGFAGCVGALRENICLLKFFSGVIGFIFILELAVAVLAVVFQSQVREWINDFFLANVRGYRDDIDLQNLIDSLQRMNHCCGAQEPDDWDQNIYFSCNGTHRSREKCGVPFSCCITDPADSVVNTQCGYDVRNRPKRDWSNHIFTKGCIAALEDWLPGNLYTVAIVFIVISLLQMVGIYLARTLISDIEKSKFTY
- the LOC117940545 gene encoding potassium voltage-gated channel subfamily G member 3-like, encoding MGCRMGDFNRSAPRIIEAVCISWFTVECIVRFLVSRDKCEFVRRPLNVIDLLAITPYYVSVAVTMLTGENSTLQRAGVTLRVLRIMRIFWLIKLARHFVGLQTLGLTLRRCHRQMVTLLVFIGVAMAIFSALAQLLEHGLDPKAGNQDYASIPAACWWVIISMTTVGYGDMFPVTVAGRVLGGVCVVSGIVLLAMPITFIYHSFIQIYGELTLRAARRRRTAAEFTD